A single window of Methanomassiliicoccaceae archaeon DNA harbors:
- a CDS encoding exosome complex RNA-binding protein Csl4 yields MKNKIEVFPGDEVAVEEEYLASDGTFADNGKIYASQIGYLVLDDEECVARVITPNPPNILKYGDVVYAIVADIRNTMATADVVAKDGTERQVGGETYATLHVSKISPGYTDDVGKELRKGDFIRAMVLDTEPSLQLTTKDQHFGVIRALCGTCKTEMTRKGMGLYCPECKYSMPRKLADDYGNVKL; encoded by the coding sequence ATGAAGAATAAAATTGAGGTTTTCCCCGGGGACGAGGTAGCAGTAGAAGAAGAGTATCTTGCGTCGGACGGGACCTTCGCGGATAACGGTAAAATTTACGCATCCCAGATAGGATATCTGGTACTGGACGACGAAGAATGCGTCGCCAGGGTGATCACCCCTAATCCCCCCAACATTCTGAAGTACGGCGACGTGGTGTACGCGATCGTCGCCGATATAAGGAACACGATGGCCACGGCGGACGTGGTCGCCAAAGACGGCACCGAGAGACAGGTCGGCGGAGAGACCTACGCTACGCTCCACGTGTCGAAGATCTCGCCCGGTTACACCGACGATGTCGGGAAGGAGCTGAGGAAGGGAGATTTCATCAGAGCCATGGTGCTTGATACCGAACCTTCCCTGCAACTTACGACCAAGGACCAACATTTCGGCGTGATACGCGCATTGTGCGGAACATGCAAGACCGAAATGACCCGTAAAGGAATGGGACTGTACTGCCCTGAATGCAAGTACTCCATGCCCAGAAAGCTCGCGGACGACTATGGGAATGTCAAATTATGA
- the purH gene encoding bifunctional phosphoribosylaminoimidazolecarboxamide formyltransferase/IMP cyclohydrolase, protein MKRAIISVSDKTGIVDFAKELESAGVEIISTGGTYKLLKDNGVKAAEVSELTGFPEMLDGRVKTLHPKVHAGILARRDMPAHMKAIEEMGISPIDMVVINLYPFKEAALKDGISFEEIVENIDIGGPSMIRAAAKNYESVAVITDKSQYSDVLSEMKEGGQISRATLGRLMAEAFIATANYDAMIASRMHSKFCEGFPDSFPIPSEKVEDLRYGENPNQKAAFYRDPFTEGTTVPKAEQLHGKQLSYNNILDLDKSLDIAMDFEKPTAVVMKHTNPCGLASADTIAKAFVTAYDVDPLSAYGCVIALNRDCDMATAEEVKKHFVEAIICPDYAPEALELLMTKKNLRILRTGRPIGPGQRHREYKMKKVQGGMLVQTDEDLEIDPEKLTVVTKRAPTGEEVHSLLFAWKLAKHVTSNAVVYVKGERAVGIGAGQMSRVDSAKIAAMKANEPTQGCVMASDAFFPFRDGVDTAAEAGITAIIQPGGSIRDQEVIDAADEHNIAMVFTGCRVFRH, encoded by the coding sequence ATCAAAAGGGCGATTATCAGCGTTTCAGATAAGACCGGCATAGTCGATTTTGCTAAAGAGCTGGAGTCCGCGGGTGTCGAGATAATATCCACAGGCGGGACGTACAAACTGTTGAAAGATAACGGAGTGAAGGCGGCAGAAGTATCCGAACTCACCGGGTTCCCGGAGATGCTGGACGGGCGTGTCAAGACATTGCACCCCAAGGTGCACGCGGGAATTCTTGCACGCAGGGATATGCCGGCCCACATGAAGGCGATCGAGGAAATGGGAATATCGCCGATCGACATGGTGGTCATCAACCTGTATCCGTTCAAGGAGGCCGCCCTCAAGGACGGCATCTCTTTCGAAGAGATAGTCGAGAACATCGATATCGGAGGGCCCAGCATGATACGCGCGGCAGCCAAGAACTATGAGTCCGTCGCAGTCATAACCGACAAGAGCCAGTACTCCGATGTTCTGAGCGAGATGAAAGAGGGCGGCCAGATATCCCGGGCGACCTTGGGCAGACTGATGGCGGAGGCCTTCATAGCCACGGCGAACTATGACGCGATGATAGCCAGCAGGATGCACTCGAAGTTCTGCGAGGGATTTCCCGATTCGTTCCCTATTCCCAGCGAAAAGGTGGAGGACCTCAGGTATGGGGAGAACCCCAATCAGAAGGCCGCGTTCTACAGGGACCCCTTCACGGAAGGGACGACGGTACCCAAGGCGGAGCAGCTGCATGGTAAGCAGCTATCCTACAATAACATCCTGGACCTTGACAAATCGCTCGATATTGCAATGGATTTCGAGAAACCTACCGCTGTGGTAATGAAACATACCAACCCGTGCGGACTGGCGTCCGCCGACACGATCGCGAAGGCCTTTGTAACGGCGTACGATGTAGATCCGTTATCGGCATACGGTTGCGTGATCGCCCTGAACAGGGACTGCGACATGGCAACCGCGGAAGAGGTCAAGAAACATTTTGTAGAGGCGATAATATGCCCGGACTACGCCCCCGAGGCCCTAGAGCTTCTGATGACCAAGAAGAATCTTCGGATACTCAGGACCGGACGTCCCATAGGGCCCGGACAGAGGCACCGCGAATACAAGATGAAGAAGGTCCAGGGAGGCATGCTGGTACAGACGGACGAGGATCTGGAGATCGACCCGGAGAAGCTTACTGTCGTCACCAAACGTGCACCCACGGGCGAAGAGGTGCACTCGCTGCTGTTCGCATGGAAGCTCGCGAAGCACGTTACGTCCAATGCAGTGGTATATGTGAAGGGCGAGCGTGCGGTGGGGATCGGCGCCGGACAGATGAGCCGTGTGGATTCCGCCAAGATAGCGGCCATGAAGGCCAACGAACCCACTCAGGGGTGCGTAATGGCATCGGATGCGTTCTTCCCTTTCAGGGACGGGGTGGACACGGCCGCGGAGGCGGGGATCACCGCGATAATACAGCCCGGAGGAAGTATCAGGGACCAGGAGGTCATCGATGCCGCCGACGAGCACAACATCGCCATGGTTTTCACTGGATGCCGTGTATTCAGACACTGA
- a CDS encoding METTL5 family protein gives MKKQDLEIALERLEPISEPDASLEQYPTPATVVADIVFEAYRSGDVADMKVLDLGCGNGVFAIAATLMGAGTSLGYDVSKKAVMTAEKNALSAGVDSAFFVSDVKNVNEGADTVFMNPPFGCQTRNADRPFLDKAMELSECVYSVHKAETTEFVIKYCEKKGRKASLCKVYKYDILHTFEFHREKKRSIEIAVVNIR, from the coding sequence ATGAAGAAACAGGACCTGGAGATCGCCCTGGAGAGGCTGGAGCCTATTTCGGAACCGGATGCCTCTCTCGAGCAGTATCCTACGCCCGCCACTGTGGTCGCGGACATAGTCTTCGAGGCCTACCGGAGCGGGGACGTCGCCGACATGAAGGTCTTGGACCTTGGTTGCGGCAACGGTGTTTTCGCCATAGCGGCGACGCTCATGGGCGCGGGCACCTCGCTGGGTTACGATGTCTCGAAAAAAGCCGTCATGACCGCCGAGAAGAACGCGCTTTCCGCGGGCGTTGACTCTGCATTCTTCGTTTCCGATGTAAAAAACGTAAATGAGGGGGCCGACACGGTCTTTATGAACCCCCCTTTCGGGTGTCAGACCCGTAACGCTGACCGTCCTTTCTTGGACAAAGCTATGGAGCTCTCTGAATGCGTCTATTCCGTGCATAAAGCGGAAACGACAGAATTCGTCATCAAATACTGCGAGAAGAAGGGAAGGAAAGCATCCCTTTGTAAAGTATATAAGTACGATATTCTTCATACATTCGAATTCCATAGAGAGAAGAAGCGCAGCATTGAGATAGCTGTTGTTAACATAAGGTGA
- a CDS encoding heterodisulfide reductase-related iron-sulfur binding cluster, whose product MKLFPGCTVSSRLPFVESAVRYIAERLEIEISPSGCSMCCFEPTGLRSMDPDMWMSVGSMVHSMNRGESLVTLCEGCNLSLSSSEEALKTEEGAADAKERLSKVGMDFGTADVRGLLEFLYENIDGIRRLAKVPADGMGAVFPGCHGEFAYKIRGSDAGTMMSEILDAAGCNNIVIRKPMCCGGGLQGVNDQIANGILQDTVGEFKEAGAGFAVVSCVFCFRRLDISAKYPVMHISEVVARSMGWGADTSRYHRTKL is encoded by the coding sequence ATGAAGCTTTTCCCGGGATGTACGGTAAGTTCGAGGCTCCCGTTCGTCGAGTCGGCAGTAAGGTACATAGCGGAGAGGCTGGAGATCGAGATATCTCCGTCGGGGTGCAGCATGTGCTGTTTCGAGCCCACAGGCCTGAGGTCGATGGACCCGGACATGTGGATGTCTGTCGGGAGCATGGTACATTCGATGAACCGCGGAGAATCGCTGGTGACCCTCTGCGAGGGATGCAATCTTTCATTATCGTCATCGGAAGAAGCCCTAAAGACCGAAGAAGGCGCCGCAGATGCCAAAGAAAGGCTATCGAAGGTCGGAATGGATTTCGGGACGGCGGACGTCCGCGGCCTGCTAGAATTCCTGTATGAGAACATCGATGGGATACGCAGGCTGGCTAAAGTGCCAGCAGATGGCATGGGTGCAGTTTTTCCCGGATGTCACGGGGAGTTTGCGTATAAAATCAGGGGATCGGATGCAGGCACAATGATGTCAGAGATACTCGACGCGGCAGGATGTAATAACATAGTCATCAGGAAGCCCATGTGCTGCGGGGGAGGTCTGCAGGGAGTTAACGACCAGATAGCCAACGGAATTCTTCAGGACACGGTGGGCGAGTTCAAGGAAGCGGGTGCAGGGTTCGCAGTGGTATCGTGCGTTTTCTGCTTCCGCAGACTGGACATCTCTGCGAAATATCCAGTGATGCACATATCGGAAGTGGTCGCCCGTTCCATGGGATGGGGGGCGGACACCTCCAGA
- a CDS encoding glutamate synthase-related protein — protein MYTIENSKSTTDTTTRVKDVCPVSGMCPVCTEDCNVICEVAKGAFRGREVLYPSQEHFGKSTAASNKDYFLDWSHFQIMAELLGAKGIEPSSDVAFFENAKINTVIGSRGKNPIKMSLPFHIAGLGSTAVAKTNWRELASGAAISGVCEVIGENVCGMDGDAVYSNGKVQSSKDLAFRVKSYMDFWDGENGRIVLQTNVEDQRGGVDEYGLSKLDVEVIERKWGQGAKAIGGEVRLNTLERALELKARGYIVMPDPEDPAVQEAFKAGIFKSFERHSRVGFPERRSFLEDIDNLRSMGAKSVFLKTGAYKPEAVAFTMKVASEAKLDLVTFDGAGGGTGMSPVMHMNELSTPTIWLYAQVMQCAWYLRKKGRYVPDISFAGGFVNESQMYKAFALSDMGDGPICKSIAMARAPITAAMKGKHFAELAAEGKLPAGFAKQYGEQPEKYMISGKTVAKMYPDKELGTDIPWGGVALYTYMHDRLGEGLKQLMAGTRRFTLDSIENEDIVALTKIANRVTGVETLEDRADRVMKQFL, from the coding sequence ATGTATACCATCGAAAACTCGAAGTCGACGACCGATACGACGACCCGTGTCAAGGACGTCTGCCCTGTCAGCGGCATGTGCCCGGTGTGCACGGAGGACTGTAACGTTATATGCGAGGTAGCCAAGGGAGCCTTCAGGGGAAGAGAAGTCCTATACCCCAGTCAGGAGCACTTCGGAAAGAGCACCGCCGCATCGAACAAGGACTATTTCCTGGACTGGTCACACTTCCAGATAATGGCCGAGCTCCTCGGGGCCAAGGGAATAGAGCCCAGCTCGGACGTGGCGTTCTTCGAGAATGCAAAGATCAACACGGTCATAGGTTCAAGGGGAAAGAACCCCATCAAGATGTCCCTGCCTTTCCACATCGCAGGACTGGGATCAACCGCGGTGGCGAAGACCAACTGGCGCGAGCTGGCGTCCGGTGCGGCGATCTCTGGTGTGTGTGAGGTCATAGGAGAGAACGTCTGCGGAATGGACGGCGATGCAGTATACTCAAACGGAAAGGTGCAGTCCTCCAAGGACCTGGCATTCCGCGTGAAGTCCTACATGGATTTCTGGGACGGAGAGAACGGCCGCATCGTGCTCCAGACGAACGTCGAGGACCAACGCGGAGGAGTGGACGAATACGGGCTGTCCAAGCTGGACGTGGAGGTCATCGAGAGGAAGTGGGGTCAGGGGGCCAAGGCGATCGGCGGAGAGGTCAGGCTCAACACTCTTGAAAGGGCGCTCGAGCTCAAGGCCCGCGGATACATAGTAATGCCGGACCCGGAGGATCCCGCCGTCCAAGAGGCGTTCAAGGCAGGCATATTCAAGTCGTTCGAGAGGCACAGCCGCGTAGGGTTCCCGGAGCGCAGGTCGTTCCTCGAAGACATAGACAACCTCAGGTCCATGGGCGCCAAGAGCGTGTTCCTGAAGACCGGGGCCTATAAGCCGGAGGCAGTGGCGTTCACGATGAAGGTGGCTTCCGAAGCCAAGCTGGACCTGGTCACTTTCGACGGTGCCGGAGGCGGAACGGGAATGTCGCCGGTCATGCACATGAACGAGCTCAGCACCCCGACGATCTGGCTCTACGCACAGGTAATGCAGTGCGCCTGGTACCTGAGAAAGAAGGGAAGATATGTTCCCGACATTTCTTTCGCAGGAGGATTCGTAAACGAATCGCAGATGTACAAGGCGTTCGCGCTTTCGGACATGGGCGACGGACCGATATGCAAGTCCATAGCTATGGCGAGGGCACCGATCACCGCGGCCATGAAGGGTAAGCACTTCGCGGAGCTCGCCGCAGAAGGCAAGCTTCCGGCCGGTTTCGCCAAGCAGTACGGAGAACAGCCGGAAAAGTACATGATATCCGGCAAGACGGTAGCCAAGATGTACCCCGACAAGGAGCTCGGAACCGACATCCCCTGGGGAGGTGTCGCCCTCTACACGTACATGCACGACAGGCTCGGAGAGGGTCTGAAGCAGCTTATGGCCGGTACCCGCAGGTTCACCCTGGACTCGATCGAGAACGAGGACATCGTAGCCCTCACGAAGATCGCGAACAGGGTCACCGGGGTCGAGACCCTAGAGGACAGGGCAGACCGCGTGATGAAGCAGTTCCTTTAA
- a CDS encoding 4Fe-4S dicluster domain-containing protein: MEQGALAIKFELVKCIQCKKCTRNCPSAKHGGIIPNETVLGVREGNYAGDPWTCLMCHRCSMVCPKGIEVAGLVLALRNNEAEAGNFPERFGRVYGNFRKAGDTMSTAGSTDEERNAFGLSKICRDPGVPEKLEKMSGRRVQ; the protein is encoded by the coding sequence ATGGAACAAGGGGCCCTCGCGATAAAGTTCGAACTGGTGAAATGCATCCAGTGCAAGAAATGCACACGGAACTGCCCATCGGCAAAGCATGGAGGCATCATACCTAACGAGACGGTATTGGGGGTCCGAGAAGGAAATTATGCCGGAGATCCCTGGACATGCCTGATGTGCCACAGGTGCAGTATGGTGTGCCCTAAGGGGATAGAGGTAGCAGGATTGGTGCTGGCGCTCCGCAATAACGAAGCGGAGGCAGGCAACTTCCCGGAAAGGTTCGGCAGGGTTTATGGAAATTTCAGGAAGGCGGGAGACACGATGAGCACAGCGGGTTCGACCGACGAAGAACGCAACGCGTTCGGCCTTTCAAAAATATGCAGAGATCCAGGAGTGCCCGAGAAGTTGGAAAAGATGTCCGGGAGAAGGGTACAATGA
- a CDS encoding tRNA 4-thiouridine(8) synthase ThiI, translating to MYYLKLISLISGGIDSPVAAYVMAEAGAEIVLLHMDNTPYGDGRSLENVKVLAERLRKITGQDVPLYSAKHGPSQTRISETCDTRYQCVMCKRTMQRTAKELAKRLGCTGIVMGDSLGQVASQTLRNIRAENAGLEFPVLRPLIGYDKLEIEEIAKNIGTYEISIRPAVGCTIVPKGPVTEAELLKVRAFDASSDIDAMVSASADSAVRIS from the coding sequence ATATATTACCTGAAGCTCATCTCACTGATATCCGGCGGAATCGATTCGCCCGTCGCGGCCTACGTGATGGCCGAGGCCGGCGCAGAGATCGTCCTTCTGCATATGGACAACACTCCGTACGGGGACGGCAGGTCCTTGGAGAACGTCAAGGTGCTGGCCGAACGGCTGAGAAAGATAACAGGTCAGGACGTTCCCCTTTATTCCGCGAAGCACGGCCCGAGCCAGACCCGCATAAGCGAGACCTGCGACACAAGATATCAGTGCGTTATGTGCAAGCGCACCATGCAACGCACCGCCAAGGAGCTTGCAAAAAGACTGGGCTGTACCGGGATAGTGATGGGCGATTCCCTGGGTCAGGTAGCCTCGCAGACACTTCGCAACATACGCGCAGAGAACGCCGGACTGGAATTCCCAGTCCTGAGGCCGCTTATCGGCTACGATAAATTGGAGATCGAGGAGATCGCCAAAAACATCGGAACTTACGAAATATCCATACGTCCGGCGGTCGGATGCACGATCGTACCCAAGGGGCCCGTCACTGAGGCCGAACTCCTTAAGGTGAGGGCCTTCGATGCCTCTTCTGACATCGACGCGATGGTTTCCGCATCGGCAGACTCTGCCGTGCGCATATCGTGA